The Juglans regia cultivar Chandler chromosome 11, Walnut 2.0, whole genome shotgun sequence genome contains the following window.
ATTTACAGTATCGAGGTATTAGATATTGCAACTGGTTTGAGGTATGTGTGCAGACCAGTGGACCAGAGTCATAAACTCAGAAACTTGTAAAAAGATGCAAAAATTGTTTGTGACAAACATGGAAGCAGGTTCTCAatgaatataaaagaaaagtaattggTGTAAAGGGAACATACACATTATGTAATCCTCCAAGGGAGGCCCAAATCACATATGGGcctatatttcaaaatgactacTCAATGACACAATTGAAGCCCCATTGAAACCATTATAAAGGGCAAGGACTTCTCCTtttcaagcaatgtgggattccaTACACTACCTACCTTATCAAtcaatatggggtatcacaatctccaccccccctccaaaaaaaaaaaaaaaattcctaacgTTCTCGGCCAATCCATCATAGGTGGCATTGCTCATGTCCCACATAATACATTTATGGTTGAGATAGGctttgatatcatttgtaacgtTCCAAGAGAGGCCCAATCTACACCTGAgcctatattccaaaaggaaTAGTCAATGATGCAATTGCAGTCCCATTGGAactattataaagagcaataacttctcattcccaaacaatatgggatctcatacaccatctaCCTTTAAAAGTCAATATGTGATATCACACATTATAatttaggggtgctacccgcatggtgcggggcgggggcaccccttgCCCCACACCAAACGGGTGGAGGGTTTCATACACCACCCCCCACCCAGCTACCGGGAGGGGGGGGGGTTGAAACCACATCCCGCCCCACCCTCCGCTCAACCGATtgtctaaaaatttttttagtctaaaaatattttttaaacccaaattcaatttatacattaaaaaaaaatataagctcattagagttatattttggattgcATTGGTAgtttaagtcccacattgcttaactatcactattttattgccttgacctcctatataatggttggcctaggaggccaacgcaatccattaacttgaaattgaatttaagtttttaacaaattgtatatatctatatacaatatatttatataaattataattttttatgttaaaaaggGGAGGAGTGCGGAGCGGGGGTGGGGCCCCACTAGGGTCAATCCACCCCCCGCCCCCACATGGGCAGTGCAGAATAGCCGCACAACCCATGCAGGGGCGGGGCGGACGGGGGCAGggccctgctgcccacccctacatTATATTTGACTAGATGCAAGAGAATTTGCCTACAAGTCAGCACTTACAGGGGAGAAGAATCAATGAGTGGAAATGGGGCAAATAttactataattaaaaaaacaagatCTGGGAAACAATCAATTTTATAGGCAAAAACTTGGTATGTTTTGATGGAAGTTGAAAAGAGATTACCTGATCTATGTTCAGGCCAGTGAATGAGAACATGCCAATCTGCTTAAGTATAAATGACCAATCCTTCCCACTCTTGTCTTTTGCAGATAGGCTATCATAAAGTTTCTGTCTCACGTTCTTTATCCTCCCAGCCATCATTTCCATTTCTGCTTTCCATTCATTGAAGAGAGCTGGGTCACCAACAACGTTGGCAACAATCCTTGCCCCATGAATTGGAGGATTGGAGTACATTGGTCGAGCAAGCCTTTTCAGTTGGCTTTTCACCCTGAAAACATTTAAACTATACCCATCAGGTGGTCTTCAATCAATACATTACACTTTATTTCCACTTTAAAGTTGTAAGGCTTTGGGAGCTATTCATCATGTTAGTTAGGCATGATAACCCTAGAGGAGCCAGAAGTGGATGTGTTATTGAAACAGAAAGTTTATTTAACTCAACCATTTGAAGAAACACGAGGGGTAAACCGATGATGTGAAAAACCAGTTCTTGGCATAACAACTGCCCACCTTCTATTTACTTTAGTAATGTAAAACCAGACCACCAGGATTGGAGTAATTTGATGCATTCTAATGAGAGAATTCCATTAATTActtcattaatttttgtttcttctatCAACTCATGTCCATGCCAATAGCATTATTCAACTCCATCTTCATTCAAGACAATTATATACTTGGGAGGGGGGGTGTTGGGGATACAAGTTTTTAACAGCAATATCAAATTTCCAGAAAGGAGAGCACGGGCATGCCCGTTTAGTTTTCTGATATGCTAACTGTCATTACTTGTATAGGTGACCGTGTTAGAGCACTAATTGTGCATTTGTTCATCAAATCAGGCACGTATCTTGTGGGAATTCTAATTTAACTATTGACCATAAAGTGAAGGAACCATAGGATATCTGGTTCACCGGACCTTGCTGCCGCATCTGCCGATGAGCAGACAACATTGATTGCTCCAATCCTCTCTGCATACAGACCCAGATTTTTACTATATGACTGGGCAACCAGAAGCTCCATACCCCGCGCAGTAAATAATCTCACTGATGCTGCATCTGTATCAAGGCTTCCACTAGCAAAACCCTAATGCATTGATAAGTATACATTTAAACACACAAAGCAGAAAGTTCCCAATtataggggaaaaaaagaaagaaaaagacctATGCTGTGGATGAAAAAgcgtttaatatataatacatcaaTGAAATCTTGAAAGTTTTCTTCACAAATAAGGCATCAAAATTCACAACTTGGCAAACCCTACAACCATACCTGGTATGCAACATCAAAAAATGGTATATGGCTCTTTGCTTGAATGACATTAGCAATTTTTTCCCACTGTTCAGGGGTTGGATCAATGCCAGTTGGGTTGTGAGCACAGCCATGAAGTAACACAAAAGACCCTTCGGGGGCAGCCtgaaaacagaacaaaatattattcGCAACTGGATTAAAAGAAGTCAATTTAAGACAAATTAAGGGAACCGACTTTTAATTGAAGCGTGGATGTTAAGATAAAAGATGTTAACAccttaattgataaaataaaaactccaaaaaacACAAACTACACCAAGATGGAACCTTTATGTCAGCAATCATCCCCTCAAAGTCCAGACCAACTGTTTTTGGATCATAGTATCGGTATTCAGACCATGGAACTCTAGAATCATTGAAAATATTCTTGTGATTACCTGCAAGACAATTTTGTTGACCATGAAAAGTCAGTGCCATACCCTCAAAACACATTTCATGTAAAAGTGCAAGTAAATGACTTCACACACCCCAAGTTGGAGATGATATTAGAACTTTCGCCCCAGGAAAATATCGTTCGATCAGAGCAGCAGCTAGTCGAAGAGAACCAGTTCCAGAAAGACCTTGAACAGTAgcaacctgaaaaaaaaaaatataagggtggtttattctatatataaataagaaccaaaataatatatcacattCGTTGAAAAAAATCAGGACCATTTAAATTCCCACGTACTCTTTGCTGCTTTATTACAGGGTTGTCTGCTCCAAATAATAACTCAGCAGTCACCTTATTGAATGCAGCCAAACCTTCGATTGGGAGATACTAAACATTATCATCAAACTGTAGTAAGTGATCTGAAGCGAGAACAATGACTGCAGGTCACCGATATACATTTGAGGAAATAGAGATACCTCTTTGTTTTCTCCCCTTTCCACCATAAGGTTCTCTGCCTAGAAAAGAAAAGTtccaatataattaatttaaactcGATTTGCTTGTCAAAGAACCAGTTCTCAGTTTTGTCAGtaagaagaaaattttcaaatagagtAAAATTTAGTatacagaaaaaagaaaaaagaaaaaagaaaaaaaaaaaaaaaacagagagattaTACTTTATGAGATATATATCGATATGTGAGGGAAAAACTTAGACCTTCTTGACAACATCCAGAACATAAGGTTGTAGCTCTTCCGTTCTATAGGCCCCAACTCCGAGGTTCAGCTTGCTTTCGTGTGTATCTGCCCTAAAAGCTTCAGATACTCCAAGAATTGGATCAGGAGGAGCCATTGTGACACTCTCAAAACGAGAAGCATTAACCGCAGCCACCATAGATATTCGACAAAAAGACTGCATAGCAGAAATGACGAACTCAGATCTAACAAGTAACAACCAATCATGGAATATTGCCTCTATTGGAAAGCAAATTAAGGCATGAACATTCTAGAAACTACTAACAGAACCCAACACCTACGAAAGAGAAAACCGCAGATCAACTTGATATAAGACTAGAtaggaaaaggaaaatcaatGTGAACAccttaaaatatgttttttttttttcatgagtaaAAGTTCATGTTAGAGAGGGTAACTGTTGATCAGAAAGCGCAAAGCATAATTCAAGTTAAGAACTAACTGATCCACGATTACATTGCCAGGGCAGGCAACGGCGTTTTATACCTTCGCGTTAATAAAGGGATTGCCTTTCGCCTTGTTGAAGCTCAGGCTAGCACTTCCGAGCTTCAATTTCCCCTGTTCACATTACAACAATATGTTAATGATGTACAACAATGACGCCAGGGTATCGAGAAAACATAAGAAGATAATTAAAGAAGAGGAAATCCCTTTCCATTATTCTCAACATCGACCTTTATATCTTAGCATATACAAACAACATGCCCGGTCCCCTTTTAGAATGTCCGGATCCTAAAAATGAAAACCCCGACGctgattcattttatttttcaacctTTAAACGGCAAGCAAGACGAAACATCCCCTTCTTATATACAAAGAATGTAATCCGAATTGAAAACATGCAATAACCTTGACATTCTCAAGCGGCGAGAGTGACGCAAATGGGGATGCTGAGGCTACAGAAAGCATTGTTGAAGCCATCTGGAAACAACAACTGTGAGAACAGAACGATCAGACCGACAGCAAAACGAGAGTCGCCAAGTCCGAAGGCGAATTGGCGAAgtacagaaatgagaaaaataggATCCAAATGACTTCGATTAATTAGAGAAACTGAAAGTGAAATCGTGGAATTATAGGTacaaaaaagatcaaaacacaCGCTATTCCCGGAGAGAGGGCGATGAGTACGAAGGAGAAGCCCCAGGTCGGGTAAATCAACGTCGGAAATGGAAACAGCAGAGCCTGGATAAAGCGAGAGTGAACAACGTATTATTGGGAAAAAGGAGAAGCCGTACTTGGCATCCGCTTTCACGCCACGTGTTGGTGATGCCTGGATAAAAAGTTCGAAAATGACAGTTGCAACCCTAAAACAATCCGAAAGTAAATTCATTGGATGtataagtttgtaaataataatgatatatttaagTTAGATATgaatattgaattgagttgaattaaattgaaatgatgaaatattattaaaatatattttttaatattaatattattttatgatttaaaaaattgaattatttattatattttatattaaaatttaaaaaaattataataatgaattgagatgaattaagatgagtcTGATAACTAAACAAATTCTGCTTTCATAATTGtgttgaattttattaaaagtggTGTTTATTAGCCTAAGAaatacattaattattaatgcaGAGACTTATCACATGATATAATAGTACCTTGTATCATACTgctgaaattaaatattgacATATTATTGCGAAGAACTTGTTATTgctaaataaagaaagaaatgccGAAGTTCCAACGGCGAACAAGTTGTTATCCATGGTAAAACAAAAGACCATACTGAAACTTTTATTGGTAAATCCTAAATATCGAAGaatttaagtaaaatttatgaaaggatgtgttagaatataatttaactaaaaatagcattaaaaaaaaGCTAGTCAGCAGTATGTTCAAGTTTGAGAAAGGAAGGTATCTATCTACTGCCTGCTGATCTTGACTTATCGGAGCTGAATCGAGCAGTTGAGGTAGCTTAACGTTGCAAGTACCACCATCTTTTAGGTACATTCCCACCCATAATTCAAACATGAATACCAAGAAGATTTGGTTATCTTCGATTTACGTCTTATAAAGAACAGCAGTCCAGACTCAGAGGATTGGCcttctatttcctttttttgaTCTTTTAGGCAACCTAATATCACCATATAAACTTTCAATGTATAGAAGATGAATAACGCATAACAGTCGCCCATCATCACAGGTCCACCACCGAGCCCTCATCTTAAAAACCATTATGCATCCCGTACATAACCCTATTTCAATTGTAATGATCCCTCCTTAAAAGGTGGTTTCCGTTTAGAGCCAAGAAGATTAGCAATACAAAAACATCATACATATTTGAATCGATTACAAAACATCTTACCCGCAAACCACCCATTTGAATCATTCCGCTACATCATACACATGTGCAAAGTCAGCAAACTCTCAAAAAGATTTGAGTATACATTCTCTTCTGTTACCTAGTTTAAACACGTGGAGTCGTCAGATTCAGAGTTGATCTAACTCATTTTGGTCCCATTTGGATACAATGGTGAGATGGATCTTTACCtcatttaatttcaattaataacCTTATTACTGTTCgcaaatcatcttatcttactatACAAACGGGCTCCAAGTTTCGTCccatctaatcattaaaactttctaaaacttttaaacaaaatataataaataattcaatttttcaaatctcaaaataaaaaattatattctaacaatattttattcaattttcaaatctcatctcaactcaactcaactaacTAATCAAACCTcccctcatttgttttcacaatcattttcatttcatctgatCTAATCAttcaactttattaaatttttacacaaaataaaataaaaaatttaactttttcaaatcctaaatatatattttatatgtactAGTGGCTGATTAAAGAGGCTAAAGAAAGTTTGgtaatattcaatttttaatttttatctcaacttatctcgtatcgtttgtaaaaacaaacgaggctaagGGGACTACGGGATTTGGTTTGAGATAGCTCAGATAGCCCATAATTCCGCCCGAGCTGCTGGAATTGGATAAATGTAATAAGAGAGGACACCAAATGGAACGAGCTGATTTAAGCACAGCATAACGATAGTAAAAGTCGATCAGTACAAAACCATATACTGGGACACGACACAGCATCAAAAGAGGTGACCACACAATTTTGGCATTGAATCAAAAGGAACCATAAttcataatgaaataaacatgGGCGGCTCTTACAGGTTTCTTCGcggaaaagataaaaaatatacaaaactcATGCactggatcaagaacttctcatggCTAAAGCACTACTCTCAATCCAAAAAGTCAAAAATCTTAAAGCGGTTGAGCAAACAGAAGCTCCTGAACTACCGATGTAAACAGAAATAAAGGAATGATCCATCTTCCAAAACTTATGCATACACAATTCGAGATTTACTAAAATGGTAATAAGATCGTACCATGTCAATAAACCAAGATCAACACTTCATTTAAAATTCCTCAAAACAGTAACCTTACAAAAAGGGTACttggaaggaaataaaaaataaagctcatCAAAACATAAAGATTCATAAACACCTTATCAAAATTTCAATAACGAAACAAAGGCACAGAGTATCCAAAATTCTCAGAATCCGAGCTTGGTACGACGCCAGTGCCTGCGCTTCGCATTGTACCTGAAAAAAACCAGAACGATAGGAACCATTAGGATTTAAAATAAACGGAGAAgagaatttagagagagagagagagagagagagagagaaataaaaagaggaaTGGTATGGGGAAATGGGAAACAAACCTGATCGTGTTGTCCGTTCTCATCCGGATCCAGTGTGGGATGGGCCTGTTCTGGCGCATCTTCTTCgcaagttttttctttatcatgAAAGTTTTGTGAGACGGCTGCACGTATGCATAATCATCAAAATCCTAATCAAACTCTCCGTGCTTTTAACAAAATAGaaagacgagagagagagtaccattTTCGATGTCGGAGGTCGCGGCTGCGGATGCTTGGAGAGAGAGGAGCAGCGAAAACCCTAGGTTAAGAAAGAGATACCCTAGGGCGAGGATTGGGAAAGATGGGCCCTTTATATGAAACGTGGAAAGAATTAAGACAATCTTTTAGGTCGGTTGGACAATATTTCAATTAGGCCCAGAGCAGTCTATTTCTTCAACGAAATGGGCTAACCCTTTTCCCTCGTAGGCCCAACGCCCTAAATATTAATAGAGTTTTTCTACTCaccacaccacacatcacatcacatcatatttatttttattattttttaattttattctttttaaactaatgaaattcttttactcattattcatatactatatatttaataaaaaataaataaaaaaagtatagtaTTTGATatgtaaggatgatgagtataatttttcatattaataacAATACCCACATGACCTTGTAAAAGAAAGTTAGGGAgagtgtcattttttatttttcctgttactatttatttttcagtgatttttgcctatttttgGTTTACTTaactcaaaggaaaaaaaaaatacttatatttcAAAACCaagtaatttttagtttttttgggggttaatttgtcatttttgttttgaagagaACTAAATTCTAAATGCCACCTTAGAGCCTCATCATTCCATATCCTTCCTGTTTCTATTTTgcaaagaaatcataaaagaagTTTCTAGCTAGCATTACTTGTTCATGTATAATAACCTAAAAATCATATCGTATTTAAtcagagagaaacaaaattaattttagtttattgaGGTTTTAATAGGCTAGCCTGTTTTCAATCTAACGCTTCAAGGACCATAACATTCAAAcaacataagaaaataaattcattatatgtatttaattttattagggTTCTCGGGAAAAAATGATATCAATATCATGCTGCTTTCTTTGATTTCATTTGGAGAGtcgtttagatttagagatgagttgaaatgatttatgaatagtagaataaaagttgaattatttattatattttatataaaaatttgaaaaaattaaattgtttattatattttgtgtgaaaaaaaaatgagttaatgtaaattttaaattcaaacgagaCTCCAGAGCTTTGGGCCGAAAAGTTTTTgggaaaatattgttttttttttttttgggtaagatGCACGTACGACTGTGATTTCTATGCGGACTCGGGCCTAAAGCAATTGTTTTCCTTGAAAGGCCGAACCCAACAGCTATTATATACTACTTGCAGTCCATCCTGATCTCATCTTCACACCCAAAATGGTAAGATATATTCTagagtttctattttaatttttcattcttcaGCATTAgaatacgttttttttttaaaattcgtttatgataaaaatgatatttacaatcgcaTAGCGGGTAAATATtgcaaaattcttaaaaatatgctactcacataaaaaaaattaattttttaatagtaaatctatttttttttaaaacgattgtgcAACTCTTGCGCACTCCACAATTATAcgtaatattacttttgtttaatTATCCACCcttgttataaattttattcaaatagaATATGTTATAGAATCCATTGAACAAAGCTGGCTGTGAGTTGTttacttctaattaatttatataagctGTTAATTAGATAAATGGATTACAGACAAACACATCTTAATTAGAATAAGCAATACATTTCTTCCCCGGGTGTGATCAGAAGCAACCTCTTATTCTTTGATCAGTTTGTTAATTATTCAATGCACATGGCACCAAagtatttattgttattttctattaattcttataaatataagaagatGCCAAAGTCACTGTCACTGCATAATTCTCCAATATTGGCCATTAATGTCTATGCTAATTAGATGATCGCCCATGCTTTAATTATATTCTTCCACTAATAATTCGATCCCGAATTCcgtattataatattttgtgggtAAAAGTTTCATTTCGACTTGTCCTTGAAGCTGTATTTTTTGCGTAATTGGTGTTATATTTTCCTAATTTGTCTATGGAGATTCAGATTTTCATTGTAAAATGTCGTAATCTATAAATTTGAGACGTTTTAGTTGGAGAGAAAACAGGAACATGCACATGGATGATCTTGGAAACATCGTTTTCATGCCAAGATGATGAGCTTGTGGTCTTGTTCAAAATTCAAAGGAACAGCCTGGGCAAGATCCCATGGACTGCGGGCAGGGACTTGGAAGACATGATATCACATCACCTTGTTCACCTATTCCTTGCTAATTACGAAGGAAACCGCGTCaggaataataaaatttatctgaGAATTGTTATCTGCTCTCATTGACTAATGCTCATcataaggaaagaaaaaagagttgcaaGGAAggaaattaagaatatatatatatatatatatatttatatacacttTAATTATTCCTTCTCCGAAATTTCTGGACATACAAGTGTACTACTGTATCTTCGCGtattcaagaaaagaaaactgaagaaaaatgcttgttttattttatcgtgtattttcaaattcaatgttcattattatatattgatccGTTCACTCGAGAAGATGTAAACACTAGGACAATTAATATGCCCAAATTCTAGAAAACGTGTGATCTACTATTACCTACTAGTGTAAAAAGAGGTGTTTCGACGACAAAAATGCACCTACATGGACGTATTCAAGTTGAGtgtaggaaaatgatagtattaCTCTAAAATATGCCTAGCTATCAAACGTGtccattcatatatttttatttttatttatttatttaatggttaaggaagtaactattaatgaatttatatatattttttttattttttaataattaaggatgtttaaaaaatatttaaagaaaaagaaaaagaaaacaaaaaaattcatttgtaCTTGTGTGCATATTTGGTGTGCACCTTAAtattgtccatatatatatgtgagtagcTTGATAAATATCTTCCAGTGATAGATATATCCCATGTTCTTACAAATTCTAAGCTCTTTATCATACGCTCGATTCAATGGATTGGGTTTGCATGTGACCGtcagagagagaggggatgaaACCGTGGGAGGTTTTCATACACATTTGCACCACACAGGGAACAACTGATGCTATCATCACCCATGTTAGATTTTGGGGCCCATTTCACGCGTTTGTGTTGTGGACATTAGACTTGTATGCTTTTTGACCTTCCTGTTGATTTCAGAATAGCTTTCTGGTTTAGCTGTAATCCAAAAATGGGACAGTGGTGTTTCTTTTCTGTTGACATTCCAATGTTTTACCGGTAG
Protein-coding sequences here:
- the LOC108992218 gene encoding aspartate aminotransferase P2, mitochondrial-like gives rise to the protein MASTMLSVASASPFASLSPLENVKGKLKLGSASLSFNKAKGNPFINAKSFCRISMVAAVNASRFESVTMAPPDPILGVSEAFRADTHESKLNLGVGAYRTEELQPYVLDVVKKAENLMVERGENKEYLPIEGLAAFNKVTAELLFGADNPVIKQQRVATVQGLSGTGSLRLAAALIERYFPGAKVLISSPTWGNHKNIFNDSRVPWSEYRYYDPKTVGLDFEGMIADIKAAPEGSFVLLHGCAHNPTGIDPTPEQWEKIANVIQAKSHIPFFDVAYQGFASGSLDTDAASVRLFTARGMELLVAQSYSKNLGLYAERIGAINVVCSSADAAARVKSQLKRLARPMYSNPPIHGARIVANVVGDPALFNEWKAEMEMMAGRIKNVRQKLYDSLSAKDKSGKDWSFILKQIGMFSFTGLNIDQSANMTSKWHVYMTKDGRISLAGLSLAKCDYLADAIVDSFHNVS
- the LOC108992249 gene encoding 60S ribosomal protein L39-3; translated protein: MPSHKTFMIKKKLAKKMRQNRPIPHWIRMRTDNTIRYNAKRRHWRRTKLGF